One Candidatus Saccharibacteria bacterium DNA segment encodes these proteins:
- the rpsK gene encoding 30S ribosomal protein S11 has protein sequence MVKTVKKSKKKVKKKLAKAQLHIFATFNNTIISATDLDGNTLSWASAGSVGFKGSRKSTPYAAQVASERVIDGCKDYGIVEMEVIIKGVGSGRDAAVRALTNSKISVESIKDITGVPHNGCRPRKARRV, from the coding sequence ATGGTAAAAACAGTCAAGAAGTCAAAGAAGAAAGTTAAGAAGAAGTTGGCGAAAGCTCAACTTCATATATTTGCTACCTTTAATAATACAATTATTAGTGCTACTGACCTAGATGGTAATACTTTGAGTTGGGCTAGTGCTGGGTCTGTTGGGTTTAAGGGTTCTAGGAAATCTACTCCTTATGCTGCCCAGGTAGCAAGTGAGAGGGTGATTGATGGTTGTAAGGATTATGGGATTGTAGAAATGGAAGTAATCATTAAGGGAGTAGGGTCTGGTAGAGATGCTGCAGTTAGGGCTCTGACTAATTCTAAAATCTCTGTCGAAAGTATCAAGGATATTACGGGTGTTCCCCATAATGGCTGTAGGCCTCGAAAGGCTAGGAGAGTTTAG
- the rpsD gene encoding 30S ribosomal protein S4: protein MARFRGSITKQSRRERFSLHPKADKALVKRNYAPGMHGRRFGSKPSNFSIQLREKQKVKRLYGVLEKQFRRYVKKAINSDGISGDNLLILLEIRLDNLCYRAGLASSRQGARQLVNHGHIVVNGKKVNIPSYQVKVGDKVTIKSESVDKQYFKLLREGKKEKQDNSHSWLKIKPKDLAIEVISWPMRDELDKDINEQLIIEYYSR, encoded by the coding sequence ATGGCAAGGTTTAGAGGCTCTATTACTAAGCAATCACGTCGAGAACGCTTTAGTTTGCACCCAAAAGCAGATAAAGCATTAGTTAAAAGAAATTATGCCCCTGGTATGCATGGTAGAAGGTTTGGATCCAAGCCTAGCAACTTTTCTATTCAATTGCGTGAGAAACAAAAAGTCAAAAGACTTTATGGTGTATTAGAAAAGCAATTTAGACGTTATGTTAAAAAGGCGATCAATTCAGATGGTATTTCAGGTGATAATTTGCTAATTTTGCTTGAGATTAGGCTTGATAATCTTTGCTATCGAGCTGGACTAGCATCTTCCCGTCAGGGAGCTAGGCAGTTAGTCAATCACGGTCATATAGTCGTTAATGGTAAAAAGGTTAATATTCCTTCTTATCAAGTCAAAGTTGGTGACAAGGTGACAATAAAATCAGAGTCAGTAGATAAGCAGTACTTCAAGTTACTCAGGGAGGGCAAGAAAGAGAAGCAAGATAATAGCCATAGTTGGCTTAAGATTAAGCCCAAAGACTTAGCAATTGAAGTTATTTCTTGGCCAATGCGTGATGAATTGGATAAAGATATCAATGAACAATTAATAATAGAATATTATTCAAGATAA
- a CDS encoding DNA-directed RNA polymerase subunit alpha encodes MTTKSILPQLTITESDDPSQAEFLIEPLAPGFGTTIGNSLRRVLLSSLSGAAVTSVKIKGADHEFSTLSGVKEDVISILLNIKLLRIDYQGDAPLKFILKKTGQGQVKAGDIKTSNDAKIINPELVIATLDGAKTQFEMEMVVETGIGYYSTEDHPEDEQLPVGSILVDALFTPIRKVNFKVENTRVGQRTNFDKLIISIQTNQTISAEQAFNQANQILIGQYQTILSPKATVVTEVESMEVGVENEDDILITEIGFSPRTANALGKNQILTVSQLRNLDDKQLSSMKGFGAKALEEVKLKISEF; translated from the coding sequence ATGACTACAAAATCAATATTACCCCAATTAACAATTACTGAGTCTGATGATCCTAGTCAAGCAGAGTTTTTGATTGAGCCCTTAGCGCCTGGGTTCGGTACGACTATTGGAAATTCTTTAAGAAGAGTATTGCTTTCAAGCTTGAGTGGAGCTGCCGTTACAAGCGTTAAGATCAAGGGTGCTGATCATGAGTTTTCAACTCTTAGTGGGGTTAAGGAAGATGTTATTTCAATCTTGCTCAATATCAAATTATTACGAATTGATTATCAGGGTGATGCTCCCTTGAAATTTATCCTGAAAAAGACTGGTCAAGGTCAAGTAAAGGCTGGAGATATCAAAACAAGCAATGATGCCAAGATCATTAACCCCGAATTGGTGATTGCTACCCTAGATGGGGCTAAGACTCAATTTGAGATGGAGATGGTTGTCGAGACAGGGATTGGATATTATTCTACAGAAGATCATCCAGAGGATGAGCAATTACCAGTCGGCTCAATCTTGGTTGATGCTTTGTTTACACCGATTCGCAAAGTTAACTTCAAAGTTGAAAATACTAGAGTAGGTCAAAGAACTAACTTTGATAAATTGATTATTAGTATTCAAACCAATCAAACAATCTCAGCAGAGCAGGCTTTTAATCAGGCAAATCAGATCTTGATTGGTCAGTATCAAACTATTCTTAGCCCAAAAGCAACAGTTGTCACAGAAGTTGAGAGTATGGAGGTTGGGGTTGAAAATGAAGACGATATCTTGATCACTGAGATTGGGTTTAGCCCCAGAACTGCCAATGCACTAGGCAAAAATCAGATTTTGACCGTAAGCCAACTCAGAAACTTAGATGATAAACAACTTAGTTCTATGAAAGGATTCGGAGCTAAGGCACTAGAAGAAGTTAAATTGAAGATAAGCGAGTTTTAG
- the rplQ gene encoding 50S ribosomal protein L17, with protein MPKHHKVYKLSRDSQARKALLGSLLQALIIEESITTTTQKAKFIKPEFDKLVTLAKKSSLSSRRRVYSRLGNQVIVDKFYQYLLPKLQSRTSGYTSLIHLTNRKGDNAQMAKIMIIFDQAQKSVGDQSDQSPDSTSDKSTKKADNKSQVKKEGNKS; from the coding sequence ATGCCGAAACATCATAAGGTCTATAAATTATCTAGGGATAGTCAAGCTAGGAAAGCTTTACTAGGTTCACTTTTACAGGCTTTGATTATAGAGGAATCTATCACTACGACTACCCAGAAAGCCAAGTTTATCAAGCCAGAATTTGATAAGTTGGTGACTCTTGCTAAAAAGTCTAGCTTAAGTTCTAGGCGTAGGGTCTACTCAAGACTTGGTAACCAGGTAATAGTTGATAAGTTTTATCAATATCTTTTGCCAAAACTGCAATCGCGAACCAGTGGCTATACTAGCCTGATCCATTTGACTAACAGAAAAGGAGACAATGCTCAAATGGCTAAGATTATGATTATTTTTGATCAAGCACAGAAGTCAGTAGGTGATCAATCTGATCAAAGTCCTGATAGCACTTCAGATAAATCTACAAAGAAGGCAGATAATAAGTCTCAAGTAAAAAAAGAAGGGAATAAGTCATGA
- the rplM gene encoding 50S ribosomal protein L13 — protein sequence MRTTTSHLKPKDRPEPSWYLIDAGQAPLGRLASKVAMILMGKDQPNYSAWHNTGDKVIVINAQDLVVTGNKLTDKIYYRHSGFPGGIKQARLEEFVGKSPEQVIIMAVRGMLPKNKLAKTQLENLYVYADASHPHSGQQPLAINIGEKK from the coding sequence ATGAGAACTACCACTAGTCACCTCAAGCCAAAGGATAGACCCGAGCCTAGCTGGTATTTAATCGATGCTGGTCAAGCACCATTAGGTCGCCTAGCAAGCAAGGTCGCAATGATTTTAATGGGCAAAGACCAGCCAAATTATTCTGCTTGGCACAATACTGGGGATAAAGTAATTGTCATCAACGCCCAAGATTTGGTAGTGACCGGCAATAAATTAACTGATAAGATTTATTACCGTCATAGTGGATTTCCAGGTGGTATCAAGCAAGCTAGATTGGAGGAATTTGTTGGGAAGTCTCCAGAACAAGTTATTATAATGGCTGTCAGGGGTATGCTTCCAAAAAATAAGCTTGCCAAGACACAGCTAGAGAACCTTTACGTTTATGCTGATGCTAGCCACCCACATAGTGGACAACAACCCTTGGCTATTAATATTGGAGAGAAGAAATGA
- the rpsI gene encoding 30S ribosomal protein S9 translates to MTKDNYYYSLGRRKTASATARVYNGTGKITINGQELGQFFNNFQLEYIVYQPLKLISKGDSLDVTVKVQGGGSRGQAEAIRLAISKSLVIMSEDFKGALKKAGFLSRDPRTKERKKPGLRKARRAPQFSKR, encoded by the coding sequence ATGACAAAAGATAATTATTACTATTCATTAGGGAGACGCAAGACTGCATCTGCTACTGCTAGAGTATATAATGGTACTGGCAAGATTACTATCAACGGTCAGGAATTAGGTCAATTCTTTAATAATTTTCAGCTTGAATATATTGTCTACCAACCATTAAAGCTAATCTCCAAGGGGGATAGTCTGGATGTTACTGTCAAGGTTCAAGGAGGTGGCAGTCGTGGTCAAGCTGAGGCAATCCGTTTAGCAATTTCTAAGTCTCTGGTCATTATGAGTGAAGATTTTAAGGGTGCTTTGAAGAAAGCTGGATTTCTCAGTCGAGATCCTAGGACTAAGGAGCGTAAGAAACCAGGCCTTAGAAAAGCCAGAAGAGCACCTCAATTCTCCAAGCGTTAG
- a CDS encoding PAS domain S-box protein — MNDEASRFQTLINSLGDAVFSVDKHGKIEFYNAAALDIIDTHHDPIGQSLQELVYLSDQKAGDNLLKSMLGQHQFMYRDDLIIIRGNTELAVSLQVNPVSRTDKKAGSVVMIRDISLQKSLERQKDEFISIISHELRTPLAIVEANLSTAIMPGFAQIEPKAVELLESAQVNLKFLSNLLNDLTDLAHAEKSVVDIEVSQLNVQELFDTLYLDFASKFENVGLELRLKISSDLDNKIILTSRQRVQEVLVNFLTNAIKYGVQGKKKLVVLSAEYGSDLDPSGLSFFVEDFGLGISVQDQEQLFTRFFRTNNHAVSSIVGTGMGLYISKTQATRLGGTISLVSHLDQGSKFGLHLPAKLKQRPVLAGLD; from the coding sequence ATGAACGATGAAGCAAGCAGATTTCAGACCTTAATTAATAGTTTGGGTGATGCAGTATTTAGTGTTGATAAGCATGGTAAAATTGAGTTTTATAATGCTGCGGCACTCGATATCATTGATACCCACCACGATCCAATCGGACAAAGTTTACAGGAATTGGTCTATCTATCGGATCAGAAAGCAGGTGATAATTTATTGAAATCAATGCTTGGTCAGCATCAGTTTATGTATCGTGATGATTTGATTATTATTCGAGGCAACACAGAGTTGGCAGTCAGCCTTCAGGTTAATCCTGTTTCAAGAACTGATAAAAAAGCTGGTTCTGTAGTAATGATTCGTGACATTAGTCTTCAGAAGTCTCTAGAGAGACAAAAGGATGAATTTATTTCAATTATTTCTCATGAATTGCGTACCCCATTGGCAATAGTGGAAGCAAATCTTTCTACGGCTATTATGCCAGGATTTGCTCAGATTGAACCAAAGGCAGTAGAGCTACTTGAAAGCGCCCAGGTAAATCTTAAGTTTTTAAGTAACCTTCTTAATGATTTGACAGATTTGGCCCATGCTGAGAAGAGCGTTGTTGATATTGAAGTCTCCCAGCTTAATGTTCAGGAACTTTTTGATACTCTTTATTTAGATTTTGCTAGTAAATTCGAAAATGTTGGGCTTGAATTAAGATTGAAGATTTCAAGTGATCTGGATAATAAAATCATTTTAACTAGTCGCCAAAGAGTGCAAGAGGTGCTGGTAAACTTTTTGACCAATGCCATTAAGTATGGAGTCCAGGGTAAAAAGAAACTAGTTGTACTTTCTGCTGAATACGGTTCGGATTTAGATCCATCAGGATTAAGCTTTTTTGTTGAAGATTTTGGTCTGGGGATTTCGGTGCAAGATCAAGAGCAGTTGTTTACTAGATTTTTCAGAACAAATAATCATGCAGTTAGCTCGATTGTTGGAACTGGGATGGGATTATATATATCTAAGACGCAAGCAACTAGGTTGGGTGGGACAATTTCTTTGGTTAGCCATTTAGATCAAGGGTCAAAATTCGGACTTCATCTGCCAGCAAAGCTTAAACAGAGACCAGTATTAGCTGGACTAGATTGA
- the lepB gene encoding signal peptidase I: MDLEKKPSSTHANRPVVAKIDLSKPTQAKKSSIKSLTKGFFKNFVMPIGLLVLVHLFVFQPFSVSGHSMEPNISEGDYLIITKAEINLAKLANHLGMEGYGIKRGDIVVLKFPSNPGRYFIKRVIGLPGERLVISQGKITIYNQQNPDGFTLDEYYIDQDQVTLGDQDVQITDDNFFVIGDNRSPNGSYDSRSWGLLPYQNIVGISRLRVLPSEHFGATASAEYN; the protein is encoded by the coding sequence ATGGATTTAGAAAAAAAGCCGAGTAGTACTCATGCCAACAGACCAGTAGTAGCCAAAATTGATCTAAGTAAACCGACCCAAGCTAAGAAGTCTTCGATCAAATCCTTGACAAAAGGTTTTTTCAAGAATTTTGTCATGCCTATTGGCTTATTGGTCCTGGTGCATCTTTTCGTATTTCAACCTTTTAGCGTCAGTGGTCATAGCATGGAACCGAATATTTCTGAAGGTGACTATTTAATCATTACTAAGGCTGAAATTAACCTTGCCAAATTGGCAAATCACCTAGGAATGGAGGGTTACGGAATCAAGCGAGGTGATATAGTAGTTCTAAAATTCCCATCTAACCCAGGACGTTACTTTATCAAGCGTGTCATTGGTCTGCCTGGTGAAAGATTAGTGATTAGCCAAGGTAAAATAACTATCTATAATCAGCAAAATCCAGATGGGTTTACGCTAGATGAATACTACATAGATCAAGATCAAGTTACACTCGGAGATCAAGATGTTCAGATTACTGATGATAATTTCTTTGTGATTGGGGATAATCGTTCACCAAATGGGAGCTATGACTCTAGGTCTTGGGGACTTTTACCTTATCAAAATATTGTTGGCATCAGTCGGCTCAGGGTGCTACCTTCAGAGCACTTTGGAGCTACGGCTAGTGCTGAATACAATTAA
- a CDS encoding LCP family protein, producing MVNKPQKSSRSNPNLLKPINPKSKVTDVKKIRPRSRNQSQKRDALDNQSVRTTVDRKPRQALNPSQEILYDNTKHSSWYGRLPRLKFGLRMVSLIIAIPIILFGFKLAYSLNAAVEKSTGSNIFSIVDFGTKLKGEDSGRVNILLVGIGNNDHEAGDLADTVIIASLDTRNNQVAMISLPRDLLVDIPGYGTNRINAAHSLGEDQDGRGMPLLIETIESNFKMEIDYYIRSNFDGLIQAVDVVGGITVDNPESINDYSYPCDYNPSLECGYFLTEGQHQLDGTEALKYSRSRKGSAAGDYSRAGRQQEVLIAIKDKALSIDTLLNVNKMTELIDLAGDNVKTDFDLSEIKRVVDLVKGVNDSKIINEVISTENFLEQVSGSSLGSVVRPIDNDYQAIADHIASIFVLDQIKSENAKVSIYNASGVAGRANNLAIQLEYLGLRVIEIDNAPSIQPNTSVEYYTDGLVDTVGYLDQKLGVDAELSIPDNDQLYNIKIVIGQDYYDYQD from the coding sequence ATGGTTAATAAACCCCAAAAGTCTTCTAGATCAAATCCTAATCTGTTGAAACCCATTAATCCAAAATCAAAAGTCACCGATGTCAAGAAAATTCGTCCAAGGAGCAGAAATCAGAGTCAAAAAAGAGATGCTTTAGATAATCAATCAGTCAGGACGACAGTCGACAGAAAACCTCGTCAGGCATTAAATCCTAGTCAGGAGATCTTATATGACAATACCAAGCATAGTTCATGGTATGGTAGACTACCAAGGTTGAAATTTGGTTTAAGGATGGTCTCATTAATTATAGCTATACCGATTATATTGTTCGGATTCAAGTTAGCCTATAGCTTGAATGCTGCTGTTGAAAAAAGTACTGGCTCCAATATATTTTCGATTGTTGATTTTGGCACTAAGCTCAAAGGGGAAGATAGTGGTAGGGTTAATATTTTATTGGTGGGTATTGGTAATAATGATCATGAGGCCGGTGACTTAGCGGACACAGTGATCATAGCTAGTCTGGATACGAGAAATAATCAAGTTGCAATGATCTCCTTGCCTAGAGATCTGTTGGTCGATATCCCGGGTTATGGTACTAATAGGATCAATGCAGCCCATTCGCTTGGGGAGGATCAAGATGGTAGGGGTATGCCTCTACTGATAGAAACCATAGAGAGTAATTTCAAGATGGAAATAGATTATTATATCAGGAGTAATTTCGATGGATTAATTCAGGCTGTGGATGTAGTTGGGGGTATTACGGTAGACAATCCTGAATCAATCAATGACTATAGCTATCCTTGTGATTATAATCCATCGCTTGAGTGTGGGTATTTTTTGACAGAGGGACAACATCAATTAGATGGGACAGAAGCTCTCAAGTATTCGCGTTCACGCAAAGGTAGTGCGGCTGGAGATTATTCACGAGCTGGGCGTCAGCAAGAAGTGTTGATAGCAATCAAGGATAAGGCATTAAGTATTGATACTCTATTAAACGTTAATAAGATGACAGAACTGATTGATCTAGCTGGGGACAATGTTAAGACAGATTTTGATTTGTCGGAGATTAAACGGGTTGTTGACTTAGTAAAAGGTGTTAATGATAGCAAGATTATCAATGAAGTGATTAGTACTGAAAATTTTCTAGAGCAGGTTTCTGGTAGCTCACTTGGATCAGTGGTTAGGCCAATTGATAATGATTACCAAGCAATTGCAGATCATATAGCAAGTATCTTTGTACTTGATCAAATCAAGAGTGAAAATGCTAAAGTATCGATTTATAATGCAAGCGGTGTAGCTGGTAGAGCAAATAACTTGGCAATTCAATTGGAATATCTGGGGCTTAGGGTGATTGAAATTGATAATGCGCCATCTATTCAGCCTAATACTAGCGTGGAATATTACACGGATGGCCTAGTAGATACAGTGGGTTATCTTGACCAAAAGTTAGGTGTCGATGCAGAGTTGAGTATTCCAGATAATGATCAGCTTTATAATATTAAGATTGTCATAGGTCAGGATTATTATGATTATCAAGACTGA